A section of the Rhipicephalus sanguineus isolate Rsan-2018 chromosome 11, BIME_Rsan_1.4, whole genome shotgun sequence genome encodes:
- the LOC119374995 gene encoding uncharacterized protein LOC119374995 isoform X1 yields MKSTVGNVTRFNRWLSQSSDRAKDQDPWNDFRLDSGGETKMAFEDDFHLTVIPNFHHDSDAYISKLENKLECLQQVNKNPNTKEMVAAITRARALRMKYAEMNPDANAKPQDESAEDEDGGLLALFPTLIMPISRRLFPRLALTKEEAQNLVKYDFLLLRHEGNAAGSAEVDGYEVKDANTVPDTSWEQQQKDSSIENPFVVATYTQMSSTCGCSDRTQTKASEGTSGNITTNYSDPHSNLFDEESLIRREEGQAPIIRMYGPFPHDIHMSLQGSLLSWGLPRGAERPHNLREVASPKLVSLPAVNSDAAGHSDDSLPLATKEGDCGELPATSRQRAAKIVSRLHSDSSSRPSFRARLSKDAKCRKAPSTKSQCSKDRSSASSASMQSTIGPRNDDRPTRLSSSKLSTSSMFKNRQRSVHWFKTIEDVDSDTVVKDCDYLVTSQLKTKVPIETNIKAVAPKAMSRTSKEPSESDANEGSIVDEGCKKFAKRVLEETVIVAGKVNSFLEFYEASCSKEEGALRDPEETTASVKHIDASTYEGAGPVESLEGCNESAGDLVTAKDSTGAKSDKEKAVNISESPEPFEAQSETTILSKAMQDSRTATEGERTNASANADTESLEVLSMTASSVNIDNEDPHTTVECGGKNVDSTNGSPLLKTPSTEALQFKPASSLLKSREQLENIANSHRTSGTDEMAELSRTVAEARSKPMSCDKSADVLESRGEQRATTPTSERESVSNKAASHDAPTSSKCINTQATLPPEQVDRRDNDKQEETNVPTGSKKPLPECETKAAEGAAKQGSCSVPSRHATQSSSDDKQSAAPEDSKKKTAEGRDKEDEDSSANRHSTVLQCHELAGSSRFSTFAAPNKGAALTQRSFNMTRTLRITTTNQFKPLNLRHSITGILGSDSDLLGRPLSVQSREVVPPRTPKRPVKGKKPSTHPRESECAFGSLSKKFGSCENTSRSNNMETPASEVTARRSHSAGEAHVRANLGGSGVRSKTQTIGRHSGTALGDNVTKTHANGTTLDTGENEGSVRRKTKSEKWSESQLPLKKRACCRMPENWNGQKKYPDEGSLPAEHKTKNPGAVVREANVNNAEGEGTESSLAFQDVPTTQAALKSNVLQESEDMDFAHVEYQSDSAPEERTISLVPESQYSTIGAEINHVPPISAILGGDANMEGVKLCLSLPSEGECTAASTISKDDQLPNDMTASAMAPDETSIMEGDKSASISFEHSTMPSCKPVLAKGCRNKGGEKDVDAEVDNSETSSTCVTLDADAVEESTSSIHCNVEDDLADNYQPGSAYEL; encoded by the exons ATGAAAAG CACCGTCGGAAACGTGACCCGCTTCAACCGCTGGTTGTCGCAATCCAGCGATCGCGCCAAGGACCAGGATCCGTGGAACGACTTCCGCCTCGACTCGGGCGGCGAAACCAAGATGGCCTTCGAGGACGACTTCCACCTCACCGTCATACCCAACTTCCATCACGACTCGGACGCGTACATCTCCAAGCTGG AGAACAAACTGGAGTGCCTCCAGCAAGTCAACAAGAACCCGAACACGAAGGAAATGGTTGCAGCCATAACACGAGCCCGAGCCCTGCGCATGAAGTACGCCGAAATGAACCCTGACGCAAATGCCAAGCCGCAAGACGAGTCAGcggaagacgaagacggtggacTCCTGGCGCTGTTTCCGACTTTGATCATGCCG ATATCAAGGAGGCTCTTCCCGAGGCTGGCTTTGACGAAAGAGGAGGCTCAGAACCTCGTCAAGTATGACTTCCTTCTACTGCGCCATGAGGGCAACGCAGCCGGATCTGCGGAGGTCGATGGTTATGAAGTCAAAGATGCCAACACGGTGCCCGATACCAGCTGGGAGCAACAGCAAAAGGACAGCAGCATCGAAAATCCTTTTGTTGTGGCAA CCTACACCCAGATGTCCTCGACATGCGGTTGCAGTGACAGAACACAGACCAAAGCGAGCGAAGGGACGTCGGGCAACATCACCACCAACTACAGCGATCCGCACAGCAACCTCTTTGATGAGGAGTCGTTGATCAGGAGGGAGGAGGGCCAGGCACCGATCATTCGAATGTATGGCCCTTTTCCGCATGACATCCACATGTCGTTGCAAGGAAGCCTACTCTCGTGGGGCCTTCCACGTGGAGCCGAGCGACCACACAATCTACGCGAAGTGGCCAGTCCAAAGTTGGTGTCCCTGCCAGCTGTGAACTCGGATGCTGCGGGTCATAGCGACGACAGCCTCCCACTCGCCACaaaggaaggtgactgtggcgaaTTGCCAGCGACGTCTCGGCAGCGTGCAGCTAAGATCGTCAGCCGCCTGCACAGCGACTCCAGCAGCCGGCCAAGTTTCAGGGCGCGCCTTTCCAAGGACGCAAAGTGCCGAAAGGCGCCATCGACAAAGTCACAATGCTCGAAAGACCGCAGCTCCGCAAGTAGCGCATCAATGCAGAGTACCATTGGCCCACGAAACGACGATAGACCTACGCGACTGTCTTCAAGTAAGCTGTCCACGTCGTCAATGTTCAAGAACCGGCAGCGGTCTGTGCACTGGTTCAAGACCATCGAAGACGTTGACAGTGACACCGTGGTCAAGGACTGTGACTACCTGGTCACTAGCCAGCTGAAAACGAAAGTACCTATAGAGACTAACATAAAGGCAGTTGCCCCGAAGGCGATGAGCAGGACATCGAAAGAACCAAGCGAATCTGATGCGAATGAGGGCAGCATTGTTGACGAGGGCTGTAAGAAGTTCGCGAAGCGTGTTCTGGAAGAGACGGTGATTGTGGCGGGCAAAGTCAACAGTTTCCTGGAGTTCTACGAAGCCTCTTGCAGCAAAGAGGAAGGTGCTTTGAGAGACCCAGAGGAAACAACAGCTTCCGTTAAACATATAGACGCGTCCACTTACGAGGGTGCCGGACCTGTGGAGTCTCTTGAAGGATGCAACGAATCGGCTGGAGATCTGGTGACAGCAAAGGACTCCACAGGTGCTAaaagtgacaaagaaaaggcTGTCAATATTTCGGAGTCGCCAGAACCATTTGAAGCCCAAAGCGAAACAACCATTCTTTCAAAAGCTATGCAAGATTCAAGGACAGCGACTGAAGGTGAACGAACGAATGCTTCTGCGAACGCCGACACAGAGTCGCTCGAAGTGCTCAGTATGACCGCAAGCTCCGTCAACATTGATAACGAAGACCCACATACGACTGTCGAATGTGGTggaaaaaatgttgattctaccAATGGGTCGCCACTCTTGAAAACACCCTCAACCGAAGCACTTCAATTCAAGCCCGCAAGTTCTTTGCTGAAAAGTCGGGAACAGCTGGAAAACATTGCGAACTCGCATAGAACGAGTGGCACTGACGAAATGGCTGAGCTTTCCAGAACAGTGGCAGAAGCCAGAAGTAAACCAATGAGCTGCGACAAATCTGCTGATGTTTTGGAAAGCAGAGGGGAGCAGAGGGCGACAACTCCGACATCAGAACGAGAGTCGGTGTCTAACAAAGCAGCAAGTCATGATGCACCCACATCCAGCAAATGTATTAACACACAGGCTACCCTTCCTCCGGAACAAGTTGATCGGAGAGACAATGACAAACAGGAAGAGACGAATGTACCAACAGGCAGCAAGAAGCCTTTACCGGAATGCGAAACAAAAGCAGCTGAAGGTGCAGCTAAGCAGGGCAGTTGCAGCGTACCGTCGAGACATGCGACGCAGAGTAGCTCGGACGACAAGCAGTCTGCTGCCCCGGAAGACAGCAAAAAGAAGACCGCTGAGGGACGAGACAAGGAGGACGAAGATTCATCCGCCAACAGGCACAGTACCGTCCTGCAGTGCCACGAGCTTGCGGGCTCCAGCCGGTTCTCTACGTTCGCGGCACCGAACAAGGGTGCAGCGCTGACGCAGAGGTCGTTCAACATGACGAGAACACTGCGCATCACGACGACGAACCAGTTCAAGCCACTCAACCTGAGACACTCAATCACGGGCATACTCGGAAGTGACAGCGACCTCTTGGGAAGGCCATTGTCAGTACAAAGCAGAGAGGTGGTGCCTCCGCGCACTCCAAAGCGCCCTGTAAAAGGTAAGAAACCTTCGACCCACCCCAGGGAGAGCGAATGTGCCTTCGGCAGCTTGTCCAAAAAATTTGGGTCCTGTGAAAACACCAGCAGGTCGAATAACATGGAGACGCCAGCTTCCGAAGTGACGGCACGTAGGAGCCATTCTGCCGGCGAAGCTCACGTGAGAGCCAATCTAGGAGGCAGTGGTGTGAGGTCTAAAACGCAAACGATTGGTCGGCATTCGGGCACTGCTCTGGGGGACAATGTGACGAAGACGCATGCGAACGGAACGACCCTGGATACTGGAGAGAACGAAGGCAGCGTGAGACGCAAAACCAAAAGTGAGAAGTGGTCAGAGAGCCAGTTGCCCCTCAAGAAGCGCGCGTGCTGTCGAATGCCCGAAAATTGGAATGGTCAGAAGAAGTATCCAGATGAGGGATCTCTGCCGGCGGAGCATAAAACGAAGAACCCAGGTGCAGTTGTGAGGGAAGCTAACGTGAACAACGCAGAAGGGGAGGGAACTGAAAGTTCCCTAGCGTTCCAAGACGTGCCTACAACTCAAGCAGCATTGAAATCAAACGTGCTTCAAGAGAGCGAAGACATGGACTTCGCTCATGTTGAATACCAGTCTGACAGCGCTCCGGAGGAAAGAACTATCTCGCTCGTTCCTGAATCTCAGTACAGTACTATAGGCGCCGAAATCAACCATGTGCCCCCGATATCTGCCATCTTGGGCGGCGACGCCAACATGGAGGGTGTCAAACTCTGCCTGTCACTGCCCTCGGAAGGCGAGTGCACAGCCGCCTCAACGATCTCGAAAGACGATCAGCTGCCGAACGACATGACTGCATCCGCCATGGCTCCGGACGAGACATCCATCATGGAGGGAGACAAAAGTGCCAGCATTAGCTTTGAACACTCGACCATGCCAAGTTGCAAACCAGTACTGGCCAAGGGCTGCCGGAACAAGGGAGGCGAGAAAGACGTCGACGCCGAAGTCGACAACTCTGAAACGAGTTCGACGTGCGTCACATTGGATGCAGATGCTGTTGAGGAAAGCACTTCTTCCATTCACTGTAACGTGGAGGACGATCTTGCCGACAACTATCAGCCAGGAAGTGCATACGAACTCTAG
- the LOC119374995 gene encoding uncharacterized protein LOC119374995 isoform X3, giving the protein MTLGGEDVLHHMSSLVRASVDEDDDPARADGIQASQMSVTYTQMSSTCGCSDRTQTKASEGTSGNITTNYSDPHSNLFDEESLIRREEGQAPIIRMYGPFPHDIHMSLQGSLLSWGLPRGAERPHNLREVASPKLVSLPAVNSDAAGHSDDSLPLATKEGDCGELPATSRQRAAKIVSRLHSDSSSRPSFRARLSKDAKCRKAPSTKSQCSKDRSSASSASMQSTIGPRNDDRPTRLSSSKLSTSSMFKNRQRSVHWFKTIEDVDSDTVVKDCDYLVTSQLKTKVPIETNIKAVAPKAMSRTSKEPSESDANEGSIVDEGCKKFAKRVLEETVIVAGKVNSFLEFYEASCSKEEGALRDPEETTASVKHIDASTYEGAGPVESLEGCNESAGDLVTAKDSTGAKSDKEKAVNISESPEPFEAQSETTILSKAMQDSRTATEGERTNASANADTESLEVLSMTASSVNIDNEDPHTTVECGGKNVDSTNGSPLLKTPSTEALQFKPASSLLKSREQLENIANSHRTSGTDEMAELSRTVAEARSKPMSCDKSADVLESRGEQRATTPTSERESVSNKAASHDAPTSSKCINTQATLPPEQVDRRDNDKQEETNVPTGSKKPLPECETKAAEGAAKQGSCSVPSRHATQSSSDDKQSAAPEDSKKKTAEGRDKEDEDSSANRHSTVLQCHELAGSSRFSTFAAPNKGAALTQRSFNMTRTLRITTTNQFKPLNLRHSITGILGSDSDLLGRPLSVQSREVVPPRTPKRPVKGKKPSTHPRESECAFGSLSKKFGSCENTSRSNNMETPASEVTARRSHSAGEAHVRANLGGSGVRSKTQTIGRHSGTALGDNVTKTHANGTTLDTGENEGSVRRKTKSEKWSESQLPLKKRACCRMPENWNGQKKYPDEGSLPAEHKTKNPGAVVREANVNNAEGEGTESSLAFQDVPTTQAALKSNVLQESEDMDFAHVEYQSDSAPEERTISLVPESQYSTIGAEINHVPPISAILGGDANMEGVKLCLSLPSEGECTAASTISKDDQLPNDMTASAMAPDETSIMEGDKSASISFEHSTMPSCKPVLAKGCRNKGGEKDVDAEVDNSETSSTCVTLDADAVEESTSSIHCNVEDDLADNYQPGSAYEL; this is encoded by the exons ATGACCCTCGGTGGTGAAGACGTGCTTCACCACATGTCGTCGCTGGTGCGGGCCAGTGTCGACGAGGACGACGATCCGGCGAGGGCTGACGGGATTCAAGCTAGTCAGATGTCTGTAA CCTACACCCAGATGTCCTCGACATGCGGTTGCAGTGACAGAACACAGACCAAAGCGAGCGAAGGGACGTCGGGCAACATCACCACCAACTACAGCGATCCGCACAGCAACCTCTTTGATGAGGAGTCGTTGATCAGGAGGGAGGAGGGCCAGGCACCGATCATTCGAATGTATGGCCCTTTTCCGCATGACATCCACATGTCGTTGCAAGGAAGCCTACTCTCGTGGGGCCTTCCACGTGGAGCCGAGCGACCACACAATCTACGCGAAGTGGCCAGTCCAAAGTTGGTGTCCCTGCCAGCTGTGAACTCGGATGCTGCGGGTCATAGCGACGACAGCCTCCCACTCGCCACaaaggaaggtgactgtggcgaaTTGCCAGCGACGTCTCGGCAGCGTGCAGCTAAGATCGTCAGCCGCCTGCACAGCGACTCCAGCAGCCGGCCAAGTTTCAGGGCGCGCCTTTCCAAGGACGCAAAGTGCCGAAAGGCGCCATCGACAAAGTCACAATGCTCGAAAGACCGCAGCTCCGCAAGTAGCGCATCAATGCAGAGTACCATTGGCCCACGAAACGACGATAGACCTACGCGACTGTCTTCAAGTAAGCTGTCCACGTCGTCAATGTTCAAGAACCGGCAGCGGTCTGTGCACTGGTTCAAGACCATCGAAGACGTTGACAGTGACACCGTGGTCAAGGACTGTGACTACCTGGTCACTAGCCAGCTGAAAACGAAAGTACCTATAGAGACTAACATAAAGGCAGTTGCCCCGAAGGCGATGAGCAGGACATCGAAAGAACCAAGCGAATCTGATGCGAATGAGGGCAGCATTGTTGACGAGGGCTGTAAGAAGTTCGCGAAGCGTGTTCTGGAAGAGACGGTGATTGTGGCGGGCAAAGTCAACAGTTTCCTGGAGTTCTACGAAGCCTCTTGCAGCAAAGAGGAAGGTGCTTTGAGAGACCCAGAGGAAACAACAGCTTCCGTTAAACATATAGACGCGTCCACTTACGAGGGTGCCGGACCTGTGGAGTCTCTTGAAGGATGCAACGAATCGGCTGGAGATCTGGTGACAGCAAAGGACTCCACAGGTGCTAaaagtgacaaagaaaaggcTGTCAATATTTCGGAGTCGCCAGAACCATTTGAAGCCCAAAGCGAAACAACCATTCTTTCAAAAGCTATGCAAGATTCAAGGACAGCGACTGAAGGTGAACGAACGAATGCTTCTGCGAACGCCGACACAGAGTCGCTCGAAGTGCTCAGTATGACCGCAAGCTCCGTCAACATTGATAACGAAGACCCACATACGACTGTCGAATGTGGTggaaaaaatgttgattctaccAATGGGTCGCCACTCTTGAAAACACCCTCAACCGAAGCACTTCAATTCAAGCCCGCAAGTTCTTTGCTGAAAAGTCGGGAACAGCTGGAAAACATTGCGAACTCGCATAGAACGAGTGGCACTGACGAAATGGCTGAGCTTTCCAGAACAGTGGCAGAAGCCAGAAGTAAACCAATGAGCTGCGACAAATCTGCTGATGTTTTGGAAAGCAGAGGGGAGCAGAGGGCGACAACTCCGACATCAGAACGAGAGTCGGTGTCTAACAAAGCAGCAAGTCATGATGCACCCACATCCAGCAAATGTATTAACACACAGGCTACCCTTCCTCCGGAACAAGTTGATCGGAGAGACAATGACAAACAGGAAGAGACGAATGTACCAACAGGCAGCAAGAAGCCTTTACCGGAATGCGAAACAAAAGCAGCTGAAGGTGCAGCTAAGCAGGGCAGTTGCAGCGTACCGTCGAGACATGCGACGCAGAGTAGCTCGGACGACAAGCAGTCTGCTGCCCCGGAAGACAGCAAAAAGAAGACCGCTGAGGGACGAGACAAGGAGGACGAAGATTCATCCGCCAACAGGCACAGTACCGTCCTGCAGTGCCACGAGCTTGCGGGCTCCAGCCGGTTCTCTACGTTCGCGGCACCGAACAAGGGTGCAGCGCTGACGCAGAGGTCGTTCAACATGACGAGAACACTGCGCATCACGACGACGAACCAGTTCAAGCCACTCAACCTGAGACACTCAATCACGGGCATACTCGGAAGTGACAGCGACCTCTTGGGAAGGCCATTGTCAGTACAAAGCAGAGAGGTGGTGCCTCCGCGCACTCCAAAGCGCCCTGTAAAAGGTAAGAAACCTTCGACCCACCCCAGGGAGAGCGAATGTGCCTTCGGCAGCTTGTCCAAAAAATTTGGGTCCTGTGAAAACACCAGCAGGTCGAATAACATGGAGACGCCAGCTTCCGAAGTGACGGCACGTAGGAGCCATTCTGCCGGCGAAGCTCACGTGAGAGCCAATCTAGGAGGCAGTGGTGTGAGGTCTAAAACGCAAACGATTGGTCGGCATTCGGGCACTGCTCTGGGGGACAATGTGACGAAGACGCATGCGAACGGAACGACCCTGGATACTGGAGAGAACGAAGGCAGCGTGAGACGCAAAACCAAAAGTGAGAAGTGGTCAGAGAGCCAGTTGCCCCTCAAGAAGCGCGCGTGCTGTCGAATGCCCGAAAATTGGAATGGTCAGAAGAAGTATCCAGATGAGGGATCTCTGCCGGCGGAGCATAAAACGAAGAACCCAGGTGCAGTTGTGAGGGAAGCTAACGTGAACAACGCAGAAGGGGAGGGAACTGAAAGTTCCCTAGCGTTCCAAGACGTGCCTACAACTCAAGCAGCATTGAAATCAAACGTGCTTCAAGAGAGCGAAGACATGGACTTCGCTCATGTTGAATACCAGTCTGACAGCGCTCCGGAGGAAAGAACTATCTCGCTCGTTCCTGAATCTCAGTACAGTACTATAGGCGCCGAAATCAACCATGTGCCCCCGATATCTGCCATCTTGGGCGGCGACGCCAACATGGAGGGTGTCAAACTCTGCCTGTCACTGCCCTCGGAAGGCGAGTGCACAGCCGCCTCAACGATCTCGAAAGACGATCAGCTGCCGAACGACATGACTGCATCCGCCATGGCTCCGGACGAGACATCCATCATGGAGGGAGACAAAAGTGCCAGCATTAGCTTTGAACACTCGACCATGCCAAGTTGCAAACCAGTACTGGCCAAGGGCTGCCGGAACAAGGGAGGCGAGAAAGACGTCGACGCCGAAGTCGACAACTCTGAAACGAGTTCGACGTGCGTCACATTGGATGCAGATGCTGTTGAGGAAAGCACTTCTTCCATTCACTGTAACGTGGAGGACGATCTTGCCGACAACTATCAGCCAGGAAGTGCATACGAACTCTAG
- the LOC119374995 gene encoding uncharacterized protein LOC119374995 isoform X2, translating to MTLGGEDVLHHMSSLVRASVDEDDDPARADGIQASQMSAAYTQMSSTCGCSDRTQTKASEGTSGNITTNYSDPHSNLFDEESLIRREEGQAPIIRMYGPFPHDIHMSLQGSLLSWGLPRGAERPHNLREVASPKLVSLPAVNSDAAGHSDDSLPLATKEGDCGELPATSRQRAAKIVSRLHSDSSSRPSFRARLSKDAKCRKAPSTKSQCSKDRSSASSASMQSTIGPRNDDRPTRLSSSKLSTSSMFKNRQRSVHWFKTIEDVDSDTVVKDCDYLVTSQLKTKVPIETNIKAVAPKAMSRTSKEPSESDANEGSIVDEGCKKFAKRVLEETVIVAGKVNSFLEFYEASCSKEEGALRDPEETTASVKHIDASTYEGAGPVESLEGCNESAGDLVTAKDSTGAKSDKEKAVNISESPEPFEAQSETTILSKAMQDSRTATEGERTNASANADTESLEVLSMTASSVNIDNEDPHTTVECGGKNVDSTNGSPLLKTPSTEALQFKPASSLLKSREQLENIANSHRTSGTDEMAELSRTVAEARSKPMSCDKSADVLESRGEQRATTPTSERESVSNKAASHDAPTSSKCINTQATLPPEQVDRRDNDKQEETNVPTGSKKPLPECETKAAEGAAKQGSCSVPSRHATQSSSDDKQSAAPEDSKKKTAEGRDKEDEDSSANRHSTVLQCHELAGSSRFSTFAAPNKGAALTQRSFNMTRTLRITTTNQFKPLNLRHSITGILGSDSDLLGRPLSVQSREVVPPRTPKRPVKGKKPSTHPRESECAFGSLSKKFGSCENTSRSNNMETPASEVTARRSHSAGEAHVRANLGGSGVRSKTQTIGRHSGTALGDNVTKTHANGTTLDTGENEGSVRRKTKSEKWSESQLPLKKRACCRMPENWNGQKKYPDEGSLPAEHKTKNPGAVVREANVNNAEGEGTESSLAFQDVPTTQAALKSNVLQESEDMDFAHVEYQSDSAPEERTISLVPESQYSTIGAEINHVPPISAILGGDANMEGVKLCLSLPSEGECTAASTISKDDQLPNDMTASAMAPDETSIMEGDKSASISFEHSTMPSCKPVLAKGCRNKGGEKDVDAEVDNSETSSTCVTLDADAVEESTSSIHCNVEDDLADNYQPGSAYEL from the exons ATGACCCTCGGTGGTGAAGACGTGCTTCACCACATGTCGTCGCTGGTGCGGGCCAGTGTCGACGAGGACGACGATCCGGCGAGGGCTGACGGGATTCAAGCTAGTCAGATGTCT GCAGCCTACACCCAGATGTCCTCGACATGCGGTTGCAGTGACAGAACACAGACCAAAGCGAGCGAAGGGACGTCGGGCAACATCACCACCAACTACAGCGATCCGCACAGCAACCTCTTTGATGAGGAGTCGTTGATCAGGAGGGAGGAGGGCCAGGCACCGATCATTCGAATGTATGGCCCTTTTCCGCATGACATCCACATGTCGTTGCAAGGAAGCCTACTCTCGTGGGGCCTTCCACGTGGAGCCGAGCGACCACACAATCTACGCGAAGTGGCCAGTCCAAAGTTGGTGTCCCTGCCAGCTGTGAACTCGGATGCTGCGGGTCATAGCGACGACAGCCTCCCACTCGCCACaaaggaaggtgactgtggcgaaTTGCCAGCGACGTCTCGGCAGCGTGCAGCTAAGATCGTCAGCCGCCTGCACAGCGACTCCAGCAGCCGGCCAAGTTTCAGGGCGCGCCTTTCCAAGGACGCAAAGTGCCGAAAGGCGCCATCGACAAAGTCACAATGCTCGAAAGACCGCAGCTCCGCAAGTAGCGCATCAATGCAGAGTACCATTGGCCCACGAAACGACGATAGACCTACGCGACTGTCTTCAAGTAAGCTGTCCACGTCGTCAATGTTCAAGAACCGGCAGCGGTCTGTGCACTGGTTCAAGACCATCGAAGACGTTGACAGTGACACCGTGGTCAAGGACTGTGACTACCTGGTCACTAGCCAGCTGAAAACGAAAGTACCTATAGAGACTAACATAAAGGCAGTTGCCCCGAAGGCGATGAGCAGGACATCGAAAGAACCAAGCGAATCTGATGCGAATGAGGGCAGCATTGTTGACGAGGGCTGTAAGAAGTTCGCGAAGCGTGTTCTGGAAGAGACGGTGATTGTGGCGGGCAAAGTCAACAGTTTCCTGGAGTTCTACGAAGCCTCTTGCAGCAAAGAGGAAGGTGCTTTGAGAGACCCAGAGGAAACAACAGCTTCCGTTAAACATATAGACGCGTCCACTTACGAGGGTGCCGGACCTGTGGAGTCTCTTGAAGGATGCAACGAATCGGCTGGAGATCTGGTGACAGCAAAGGACTCCACAGGTGCTAaaagtgacaaagaaaaggcTGTCAATATTTCGGAGTCGCCAGAACCATTTGAAGCCCAAAGCGAAACAACCATTCTTTCAAAAGCTATGCAAGATTCAAGGACAGCGACTGAAGGTGAACGAACGAATGCTTCTGCGAACGCCGACACAGAGTCGCTCGAAGTGCTCAGTATGACCGCAAGCTCCGTCAACATTGATAACGAAGACCCACATACGACTGTCGAATGTGGTggaaaaaatgttgattctaccAATGGGTCGCCACTCTTGAAAACACCCTCAACCGAAGCACTTCAATTCAAGCCCGCAAGTTCTTTGCTGAAAAGTCGGGAACAGCTGGAAAACATTGCGAACTCGCATAGAACGAGTGGCACTGACGAAATGGCTGAGCTTTCCAGAACAGTGGCAGAAGCCAGAAGTAAACCAATGAGCTGCGACAAATCTGCTGATGTTTTGGAAAGCAGAGGGGAGCAGAGGGCGACAACTCCGACATCAGAACGAGAGTCGGTGTCTAACAAAGCAGCAAGTCATGATGCACCCACATCCAGCAAATGTATTAACACACAGGCTACCCTTCCTCCGGAACAAGTTGATCGGAGAGACAATGACAAACAGGAAGAGACGAATGTACCAACAGGCAGCAAGAAGCCTTTACCGGAATGCGAAACAAAAGCAGCTGAAGGTGCAGCTAAGCAGGGCAGTTGCAGCGTACCGTCGAGACATGCGACGCAGAGTAGCTCGGACGACAAGCAGTCTGCTGCCCCGGAAGACAGCAAAAAGAAGACCGCTGAGGGACGAGACAAGGAGGACGAAGATTCATCCGCCAACAGGCACAGTACCGTCCTGCAGTGCCACGAGCTTGCGGGCTCCAGCCGGTTCTCTACGTTCGCGGCACCGAACAAGGGTGCAGCGCTGACGCAGAGGTCGTTCAACATGACGAGAACACTGCGCATCACGACGACGAACCAGTTCAAGCCACTCAACCTGAGACACTCAATCACGGGCATACTCGGAAGTGACAGCGACCTCTTGGGAAGGCCATTGTCAGTACAAAGCAGAGAGGTGGTGCCTCCGCGCACTCCAAAGCGCCCTGTAAAAGGTAAGAAACCTTCGACCCACCCCAGGGAGAGCGAATGTGCCTTCGGCAGCTTGTCCAAAAAATTTGGGTCCTGTGAAAACACCAGCAGGTCGAATAACATGGAGACGCCAGCTTCCGAAGTGACGGCACGTAGGAGCCATTCTGCCGGCGAAGCTCACGTGAGAGCCAATCTAGGAGGCAGTGGTGTGAGGTCTAAAACGCAAACGATTGGTCGGCATTCGGGCACTGCTCTGGGGGACAATGTGACGAAGACGCATGCGAACGGAACGACCCTGGATACTGGAGAGAACGAAGGCAGCGTGAGACGCAAAACCAAAAGTGAGAAGTGGTCAGAGAGCCAGTTGCCCCTCAAGAAGCGCGCGTGCTGTCGAATGCCCGAAAATTGGAATGGTCAGAAGAAGTATCCAGATGAGGGATCTCTGCCGGCGGAGCATAAAACGAAGAACCCAGGTGCAGTTGTGAGGGAAGCTAACGTGAACAACGCAGAAGGGGAGGGAACTGAAAGTTCCCTAGCGTTCCAAGACGTGCCTACAACTCAAGCAGCATTGAAATCAAACGTGCTTCAAGAGAGCGAAGACATGGACTTCGCTCATGTTGAATACCAGTCTGACAGCGCTCCGGAGGAAAGAACTATCTCGCTCGTTCCTGAATCTCAGTACAGTACTATAGGCGCCGAAATCAACCATGTGCCCCCGATATCTGCCATCTTGGGCGGCGACGCCAACATGGAGGGTGTCAAACTCTGCCTGTCACTGCCCTCGGAAGGCGAGTGCACAGCCGCCTCAACGATCTCGAAAGACGATCAGCTGCCGAACGACATGACTGCATCCGCCATGGCTCCGGACGAGACATCCATCATGGAGGGAGACAAAAGTGCCAGCATTAGCTTTGAACACTCGACCATGCCAAGTTGCAAACCAGTACTGGCCAAGGGCTGCCGGAACAAGGGAGGCGAGAAAGACGTCGACGCCGAAGTCGACAACTCTGAAACGAGTTCGACGTGCGTCACATTGGATGCAGATGCTGTTGAGGAAAGCACTTCTTCCATTCACTGTAACGTGGAGGACGATCTTGCCGACAACTATCAGCCAGGAAGTGCATACGAACTCTAG